A single window of Vigna unguiculata cultivar IT97K-499-35 chromosome 1, ASM411807v1, whole genome shotgun sequence DNA harbors:
- the LOC114178665 gene encoding cathepsin B-like protease 2, translated as MNPRFSNYTVEQFKRLLGAKQTPKAVLGSVPVISHPKSLKLPVNFDARTAWSQCSTIGRILDQGHCGSCWAFGAVESLSDRFCIHFDVNISLSVNDLLACCGFLCGSGCNGGYPLSAWRYLSNHGVVTEECDPYFDQTGCSHPGCEPAYRTPKCVKKCVSGNQLWKKSKHYSVSTYKVKSNPHDIMAEVYKNGPVEVAFTVYEDFAHYKSGVYKHVTGYVLGGHAVKLIGWGTTDDGDDYWLLANQWNREWGDDGYFKIRRGTNECGIEEEVTAGLPSTKNLVREVTDMDDGVAVSF; from the exons ATGAATCCTCGTTTCTCCAATTATACA GTTGAACAATTTAAGCGCCTCCTTGGAGCCAAACAAACGCCTAAGGCCGTACTCGGGAGTGTACCTGTTATTTCTCATCCAAAATCATTGAAGTTGCCGGTGAATTTTGATGCAAGGACAGCTTGGTCGCAGTGTAGCACTATTGGAAGAATTCTAG ATCAG GGTCACTGTGGTTCTTGTTGGGCATTTGGTGCTGTAGAATCATTGTCAGATCGCTTTTGCATTCATTTTGATGTT AATATTTCTCTCTCTGTCAATGACCTTCTCGCATGCTGTGGCTTTCTGTGTGGATCTGGGTGTAATGGGGGATATCCCTTATCTGCATGGCGATACTTATCCAACCACGGTGTTGTCACTGAAGAG TGTGACCCATATTTTGATCAAACTGGCTGTTCTCATCCTGGATGTGAGCCAGCTTATCGGACTCCCAAGTGTGTTAAAAAGTGTGTAAGTGGGAACCAGCTGTGGAAGAAGTCAAAGCACTATAGTGTCAGTACCTACAAGGTCAAATCTAATCCCCATGATATCATGGCAGAAGTGTACAAAAATGGGCCAGTTGAGGTCGCATTTACTGTTTATGAG GATTTTGCTCACTACAAGTCAGGAGTTTACAAACACGTCACAGGTTATGTACTAGGCGGTCATGCAGTGAAGCTAATTGGGTGGGGAACAACTGATGATGGCGATGACTATTGG CTTCTTGCAAATCAGTGGAacagagaatggggagat GATGGTTACTTCAAAATCCGAAGGGGGACAAATGAATGCGGGATTGAAGAGGAGGTAACTGCTGGTTTGCCTTCTACCAAAAACCTCGTAAGAGAGGTGACTGATATGGATGATGGCGTTGCTGTTTCATTCTGA